The Quercus lobata isolate SW786 chromosome 9, ValleyOak3.0 Primary Assembly, whole genome shotgun sequence region ATCTCCATTTCTATGCTAGATAATGTTAGCACTAAGCTAAAAGCCACCCCGGTTTCCCTTGCAACCCGAGGTCAAGACAAATTTGCATGGGGAATGTCCTCTCATGGAGGTTTTAAGCTTAAAAGTGCCTATAAACTTGCCATTGGAGGGGAGGAAGGGGATTCTCCATTTGCTAGCCAATGGGTTTGGAAAACCAACATACTCCCCCGTATCAAACTTTTGTGTGGATGTGCTTGCATAATAGTATTGGCATAAAGGAGTGCCTTACAAAGAGGGGGGTTCAAGTGGATCCAACATGCCCTTTATGTCTCTCTCAATCCGAGTCCATAATCCATGCGCTAAGGGATTGTagaatagttaaaaatttctaGGCTCAACTAGAAGCAGAGGAGGTCAACACATCATTTTTCAGTGGGAATCTGCAACAGCGAGTCACTACTAATGGAGGGGCTGAACGGAAGAAGCATAAAGACCACCCCCCATGGAGAACTTCATTCCTTTTTGCAATTTGGTGCATATGGAAGCATAGGAACCAAGTTGTATTTCACAACAAGCCCATACAACATAATTTGGGTCATGAAATTTTTAGAGAAGTCATGGAGTACGAACACTGTGTAAAGGTTCCTAAAGCAATTACTAACCAAGTGGTGAAGAGAATCAGATGGGAAATACCAGAGGCAGGGTGGTTTAGACTTAATTCGGATGGTTCCTCAACGGGTAACCTAGGCCCAGCTGGTAGTGATGGCCTTATCAGAAATGGAGAAGGAGATTGGGTCTGTGGGTATGCTAGGAAGATTGGAGTCACAATGAGTTTTGCAGCATAACTTTGGGGTCTTAGAGACGGATTATTGCAATGTTTTAGGGGGTATTTAGTAGagtagtttgagtaatgttgtttgtagttttttgaaatacgtgtgggtgaaaaaatatgtaaaaatgtgtgtaatattgtttaaaatgtgaaaatatgagTTTGAGATAGAataccaaacagacccttaatctTCATTTACCTACTGTTGAGATCGAGATCAACGCCAAATCTATAGTTGACTTGCTGAATAACTCCAAGAATGCTAACAATGTCACTTCAGCTTTGGTGGATGACTACAGGTACCTCATAACTCAGCTCCCTCAAAGCCGAATTAAACACTACTTACGTGAAGCGAATAGATGTGCTGATGCCTTAGCAAGACTGGGTTCCAACCAAATAgaggattttttgtgtttttagtaGTTCGCCTGTGGACATTGTTGAGCTGCTGAAAGCTGATTCTGATAGCTTGTACTTAAATAGACTTTGTACTGAGATTATTCTAGCTATTTAGTTCTAGTAATATATTCCTcttttaccaccaaaaaaaaaaaaattaaaataaataaatgtaaagataaCATAAAATTGCATAATTTTTGTCGCAAAAGTTGTACAACTTCACGTGTTCCTAGCaagtttgtaaaaaagtttgtaagcATTCTCCTTTTGTGTCATATTTCTTTGGTTCATGCAGTGGATGAGGAATCTAGTTCTTAAACGATTCCTCCATAGCTCAACCTCACTCGCTcgctcctcctcctcctcaacATCCAACACTTTCTTGCCCTCCTCCCGATGCGTCAgcccctctttctctctctccctctgtctctcttttagccttatatatatatatatatatatatatatgtacaccCTGTGTGTTATATGAATTTTGTTCCATTTCATTTGACTCTGGAAatgtcgttttttttttttttttttttgataaatgttggttttttttgtttcgaTATTAGTGCAAGATTTCATGTTGGAAGCTGAAATTTGTACATGTTAGATGATTCTTTTATTGAttctgttgattttttttttttttttcttttctggtttTTGGGTTATGGGTCTGCTGGACTGAGCTGCATAAATACGTATCTGTTTGGTTGGATTGATGTGAGTGAGTGAGATTTTGGAAATGTAAGTTTAGGGTCTTGTGTTGTTTAGTTAGACTAATGTGAATGGGTTTGCAATtgagtgaaataaaaatggtttctttatgaaaatattaacaTAGAGAAGGAAACTGTGAAGCTACAGTTATTTACAATACAATATGATCAGTAATGGACATAAGACCCCATAAGGAGACTAAAGAGTCTCGTGCAGtggatttttggaaaaaaaaaaaaaaaagattatgaatGTTTTAGAAGAGTTTTTTGAAAGTGGATAAGGTTATATATGCTGTGGGATTGGAGACAGTTAAGGTTTCAGAAAAATGTTTGATATGATGTCTTGAAGATTAGATGTAATAAAATGGCAATACTGAGAGGCACTTAAATGTTGCATCGCACATGTTTGACTGATGTTCTTGATATTTTATCctgcttttcttttattttttgtcaaccAAACATAAATAGAACTAGTACTAGACATCATCTGACAATCTCTTTACTATTGGGGTTTTGCAGAATGCAGTTTCTGCCCCACTTGCTGAGGAGAAAGCTGAAACAGTTGTGTTTCCAAGGTGATCCTTAGCCTGATGACCTTAAGATTATAATCGATACTCTGCTGAAATTAGCCTTGAGTTTGTATTTTTCACAAAAGACAAGTGCCCATGTGGTATGCCATGTGTGTTTGTGCTACCTTGTGTGTGCACCTTTGTCTGTAAACCATTGTTAGTGTACTTATATAATACTTTGTGTTGGGATCATTAGCTGTGACACATGATAACTTAGAGGGTGAAGTGTGGAGAGGGTTTAGCTGATAGACCATCAATGTCTTGTAACATTTGCCTGAAATTCCTGCTTGACAGAGAGAGCTTACctgatataatttattttataactgtCAGTGAATCCTACCTAATATGATTGCTCCTTTACTGCATCATTCATTTGGCTGATAGACCATCTATGACTATCGTCTGTCTGGAACTCCTGATTGATAGACAAACCTAGTCTAATGTAATTGCTTTTATAATAGTCATTGAATCCTCATCTTATCCATTATGATGAGCTCTGCAAGCATCAACCTGAATAAGATAGCATTTTACCATATAAGatcaattttttctaatattgttgaatattttgAGGCTTGACACAATTTCTAATCTGTTGTTAATGTCATGGATCCCATCTTTCTTGATAGCATTAGAATTTAGATTGGTTTGGTTGGattctccacacacacacacacatacaaaaaaaaatggttctgTTGgtattgtaacttgtaaggtttGGCAGCAAAATCCCCTTCTTGGGTGTATAAGGGAATTTGCAATTACTAATTTTGGTCTTTAAAAGTACCTCTGAGAAAATTGGTTACCATATCAGTAAAAGATGCACAAAAATTTGAAAGCACAAACATAAATTGAGATTAACATGTATGGAAAAAAAGTtcattaagattttttattgttaattacACATGCACCCAATGAGTTTTGATCCCACCACCTTTCCCTCCATCTTGCATTTTACAAGGGGAGGAGGCGTCATTTGAACTAGATCTCATtgacaataattttattatgattAATAATCAGAAATGCTGTAGAACTCCTCTCTGTAGTGACTTGGAGGAAAGTGAAGGTGTGTGAACATATATCAACCAGATTAGGGTGACATTGATATTTGCATTGGGATGGAATTAGTGAAATACCTTGAGgaggttttaacttttaatagaACATTCTCACTAtgtttcctctttctttgttGGCATGGAGTGTCATAGGCTTTTTGGTTAATGGATGTGTTGACTTTTAGCTATGCGATTTCACTTGTGTAGTTAACTTAAATTGTTAGGTAAAAAACTCTATGGTGTGTAAACACTGTCAGAAACACTGTGTAGGTTATGGGATTTGCAATCTTTGTATATGTTCCTCAAGCGTTCTTATATGCAGGGTGGGCCCTGGATTTTCTTATGGTCTTAAGTGGGCTTTGGCTAGAAAAGGCATAATTGTGAAGGACAAagcttttcaaaatttgaactaTTCCGAACTACAAAAAAGGGGTGCAACCATTGCAGGTTATATTTTCACATATTAATTTCTAAAACTGTTTATTTCATTCCATTATATTGACTGCTATGATATTCCCCATTTTTCTTGTTAGAGTCCTTGTCAGGACTTCCTGTTTATGTTAGAGGAAGTTTTGTTGGAGGATCTTCAGAAATTTCCAAGGCAGAATTTAGCAAACTTTTGAAACAGGCATGTTTTAGCTTTTGACATTGATATCCTCTTTTCTTTCGTGTCACTCTCTATCATTAAGTTTATGTTGTTTATACTTCCATTTATATGACATGGACATAATTTTGAAGAATATCAAGTTGTGTAAGTTTTCTAgaatgtgatttttttcttgttgCATATTATTCAATTTGCAAGGAATTGCTACCTTGAAAATAATATTCTTAGAGAATTTTCAACTTCAGTTCTTTACATATTTATAGTGGTATCCACAAAGGAATATGCCCACTCAAAactgcttctctctctctctctctctctgaggaggaggaggaggagaagaaggtATCCAAAGTTGATTTTTCCAAGCTTGTTATAGGTAATTTGTGATAACTGCATTTATAATTTCTGACTAATTCCAGAGATATTGCATCTCATTTGAACAATAAGTTTGGGTTCGTTTACTTATGATCAATGGATCATCACTTTATTTCTAAAGTACCAAGAAGTGCAATCACCTTgcagaatttttcttttttgtactctTCTATCCTGTAATGTACTGGTGATTTGGCAATAGAAGTCTCCATGGTTTTTTGTAAGAATTGTTCTTCTATATGGAAGAAAGATATTTATAGCACTGCCTATTTAAATATAATCAGTCTAGCACCATTTGCACCTTCCTGATTTACACTAGTCTCGGATGACAGCATATAGAAAAAGAGTATTCTCCTTATCATGCATGCTACTTCTCAGAATAGTGCTCAATATTTATCTGATTTCCCTTATATTACTTGGTAGGTTACAAGTCACATATCATCCATCTCAGATGTTTTTGTTCATGATGGGGCTATTGGTTCATCACCAAAATGTGATGCAAAAGTTCGGGTAATAAGTGATAGTCCTGCTGCTGTATTATCACTGTCAAACGTTCTTTGGAAGACTCCAACACGTGCGGTTTCGCATGATTCTTGTCCTTTGACTGTTTATGTTGCTACTTCTATAAGGTACTGACTACCACTTTCTATTCATGCTTTATCTAACTCTAATATGTCTCAAATGCCTAGAAGTATAAGCCCTATACTTTAAGCTTTGTAATGCAAAATGCATGATCTTGCCTAGGAGAATGCTTGGGTATGCCTAGGCTGATTTTTGAAACAGAGTTAATGGGAATCTAAATCTTATTGATTTTAACTGCTTCCTTagtaattgaaaatattattgatattctGAAGTCtgaaattgaattttcattttacatATTGCatgcctattttttttttatataaataaaatttgtttggtaaaTTAGGTAGAAACATATTGCATGCCTATTTAAAGGCTACAAAAACTAATTTTCCAAGTAAGAATACTCCTAAATTGATCCTAATTGATACGCTACCTTAATATGACTCTAATTTGACTAGGAAAGCATTAAATACACCTAAAATCAAAGAGTAATagccctaaacctaaaataaagaaaattacataaaaattaaaaaattaagctaaaataaaaatgaaaactcATATCTTGTACTACATCAGGTATCTATTGACTGTCAAGTCTTACCACTCTTCTTTGTTTCAACCTTTAGTAACCgtcctttttaaaaatttcaaaaaaaaaaaaaaaaaaacattttccatgtGTCACTACTGGCGATGTAGGAGGCCACGAGAATTGTGCTTCATCCACTGTTCTTCTTGTTGACAAATTCATGGTCCCAACATACATGGGATATGATAGCTTCCCAATTGTGTTAATCCAAAGCTCACCAATATTGATTTTAACCGTTCAGCTTCATTAGTAATTTTCTTCTAATAATTGTTGTTAACTTATCAAAAACACCTACCTACTTTAGTTATTCCAATTTTGGCGCTTGACCATGCAGTGCAGGGGTGGGGGACACTATTGGTCTGGGATCTCAAGGAACTAGGGGATTTATAGCTGCTGATATTGAGCGATCATCACTTGTTTTATGTGGTAAAGCATTCTCAGATACAAATGGAATTAAAGAAGCACTAGCTGCCTTGTCTGGACCAGTAATATCTGCACGGGGAGGCCTTCCTCTATCTGCAAGGCAATGTTCTCCAATCTTTACACATTATTATAattctagttttatgcattccTATTTACATCTGCAGTTGGCAAATTTCAGGCTTCTAGTATCTGGTGATTCAGTGATTCTTTTGTTTGCATCCGAAGAAACCATTCGGAGGTGCAAAGATTCCTTGGTGTCTGCAGATGCTGGTGTAATTCTTTCTTCTCAAGGTGTTGcaccattttttcaaaataaaaaatctagtgGCTTGAATTTATTCAAACTGCCAGCTGCTGTTATCCTTGGATCTTCTGATAGGTAACAAAACCATGTAAAGGTTCTTTAGTCCCTATACTAAATGATATGGATAGGTCTATGAAATTCTTAATGGCTCCCGTCCAAATGATTTTTGCACAGTGCATATGTAACAAGGTAGTGCATGATCGATAGCTGTGATGCAAAAGTTGTGGACCAGTTATGTAGAATGTGGGTCAGCTTGGACCAGCCATTATAATGGTTGTGTTCAactgaaaatcaaaatttgtaaAACTGATAGCACTATTGAAAGCTAGTTGGTCAAATTGAGCAGGCCAGGGCAAAGGACCATTTTCTATGTAAATAAAGCAAATATGATAGTATTACACACGCTGCACTTGAGCAGTGGTGTCTAGCTAGGTGGTAAAGCATCATTGGTGTTGAACTAGAGGCCTAAGTTGAAAATCTGCTTTCCTGCTAATTCACTAACACTACCTTTTACCCATTAAGGAAAAGGCATGTGGAAACACATGGCATGTgtttcaaattattttcttcCTGCTGTTTTGTTGAAGATGTACTGTTGATTGGATGGCATGGTTGTTTTTAACATGCACTCTTTAGATTTTGGTTTCCAGGGAACATTTTAAGGAAATCAATATAAGCTGAAAACTAGCATGATCTTGCACTGAAAACTAATCACTTAATTTGAGAAGGCCCCAATAACTACTTGGATAATTATGGTGAAACAACATCAATATCTGTGATTGTTGTGTCCTCTCTTCCTCTAGAACAACCATCTAGAAAGGTTACTAgcattttatttcataataTCCTCTTTCCCTGGAACAATATTAATATTGCCAAATAACCCGTCTTCCCTACCATTAATCCAAATCATAGAACCCTAAACCCATAATCCCTACATCTATTATGATTGAAACCCACCTTTTAAAGGTCTAGATATTCTGTATATGAGAGAGCCAAATTTTATCATTGATCTATGTCACTTCAGAAGAAATGATGTTAAAATGCCTAGCTTGTGTTTGTTAAGTCCAAATAAAGGATTGTGGAACTCGTAGAAGTTACTTGGTCCTCCTCTGATCCTAAGGCCAATCATTCTTTGTTGGGTCAGAGGGCAGCCTAGAGGTGAATTACCCTTATTTGATAATGCTGAAGAAGGGGAAAGAGGAAAAGTATGGGTGATTGGAGAAAGAAGAATGCAATATGCATGCGTGGAGATTGTCTGTCAAAGGTTCGAGTGAATTGAGGACTAGGatgaattaataaatttaagcTTTGGCCATTTGGAATggaatatttaaattttttaaggcttttgtttggtgtgttttgttttggggagTGGGGTAGAAAGGAGTTTGGGAAGCAGCTTATGGTTGTTTTGATGGTTATTCTTGTATGGTAAACTTATCGgtctttaggaaaaaaaatttctttgccTTGTACTCTTTTATGCATATATCTTGCAACAAATTCAGAACTAAGTTATTGGAAATTCATCCaaattttctttcatgttaCTCCTCTTTCCTACCATACATTGGCCCATGTGTAATACCTCCTTTCTTTTGAAGCAGTTCCGGAATCATCCCTCCTGTATCAAAGCTCTCTCCTGGCCAAGCAGCTTATCACTTCCTAGCAGGCTATCAAGACGGGAAGTTCACTCCTGCATACAGCAATGGTCCTTCATCTAGTGACCCATTAGAACTTTCAAAGGCTCTTTTGTCCAAGGCAAATATAGAACCCTTTCATTTAATGCATGCATATTAacttaaattaatataattgtATTTGGTTATGTTTATTTGGTctaatttatcttttaaaatctTTCTCCAGTTGCAAGAGAACCAAATCTCATCCTTCTTGATTAATGTCAACGAGGGGGAAAAGAGTGTAAATGGTAAGTAAAGAACTGGCATAAGTTCAACTGTTTCATTG contains the following coding sequences:
- the LOC115960526 gene encoding uncharacterized protein LOC115960526 isoform X2 yields the protein MQWMRNLVLKRFLHSSTSLARSSSSSTSNTFLPSSRCNAVSAPLAEEKAETVVFPRVGPGFSYGLKWALARKGIIVKDKAFQNLNYSELQKRGATIAESLSGLPVYVRGSFVGGSSEISKAEFSKLLKQVTSHISSISDVFVHDGAIGSSPKCDAKVRVISDSPAAVLSLSNVLWKTPTRAVSHDSCPLTVYVATSISAGVGDTIGLGSQGTRGFIAADIERSSLVLCGKAFSDTNGIKEALAALSGPVISARGGLPLSARLLVSGDSVILLFASEETIRRCKDSLVSADAGVILSSQGVAPFFQNKKSSGLNLFKLPAAVILGSSDSSGIIPPVSKLSPGQAAYHFLAGYQDGKFTPAYSNGPSSSDPLELSKALLSKLQENQISSFLINVNEGEKSVNGKDLVNFVESTLSNNIPPFEVKGGDLQGKYKSFLSGKYQEIPEEFSF
- the LOC115960526 gene encoding uncharacterized protein LOC115960526 isoform X1 is translated as MQWMRNLVLKRFLHSSTSLARSSSSSTSNTFLPSSRCNAVSAPLAEEKAETVVFPRVGPGFSYGLKWALARKGIIVKDKAFQNLNYSELQKRGATIAESLSGLPVYVRGSFVGGSSEISKAEFSKLLKQVTSHISSISDVFVHDGAIGSSPKCDAKVRVISDSPAAVLSLSNVLWKTPTRAVSHDSCPLTVYVATSISAGVGDTIGLGSQGTRGFIAADIERSSLVLCGKAFSDTNGIKEALAALSGPVISARGGLPLSARQCSPIFTHYYNSSFMHSYLHLQLANFRLLVSGDSVILLFASEETIRRCKDSLVSADAGVILSSQGVAPFFQNKKSSGLNLFKLPAAVILGSSDSSGIIPPVSKLSPGQAAYHFLAGYQDGKFTPAYSNGPSSSDPLELSKALLSKLQENQISSFLINVNEGEKSVNGKDLVNFVESTLSNNIPPFEVKGGDLQGKYKSFLSGKYQEIPEEFSF